The following are encoded together in the Aerococcus mictus genome:
- the rpoB gene encoding DNA-directed RNA polymerase subunit beta — MAGHNVEYGKHRVRRSYSRINEVLELPNLIEIQTESYRWLLDKGIREMFSDISPIEDHGGKLALEFVDYSFQEPKYDMSESRQQDTNYAAPMYVKLRLINSETGEIKDQEVFFGDFPLMTDSGTFIINGSERVIVSQLVRSPGVYYNDKVDKNGKLSYGATVIPNRGAWLEMETDAKDISYVRIDRTRKLQMTVLMRALGFGSDDQIRELFGDSETLSLTLEKDVHKNPSDSRTEEALKDIYERLRPGEPKTAESSRNLLNTRFFDPRRYDLAAVGRYKINKKLDLKSRLYKQTLAENLVDNETGEIVLEAGTVFTREVLDDISDKLDNGLGLVTVYPNDDAVITDPVDIQLIKIVAPKDPERVVHVIGNAMQNSDYKSLTVADVLTAMNYFLNLYEGLGTTDDIDHLGNRRIRSVGELLQNQLRIGLSRMERVVRERMSIQDIDTVTPQQLINIRPVVASIREFFGSSQLSQFMDQNNPLSELTHKRRLSALGPGGLTRDRAGYEVRDVHYSHYGRMCPIETPEGPNIGLINSLATYAKINDFGFIETPYRRVDWNTHKVTDKIDYLTADEEDRFVIAQGNTPLNEDGSFATDTIMARKIEENIEVSPEEVDYMDVSPKQVVSVATACIPFLENDDSNRALMGANMQRQAVPLLNPHAPLVGTGMEYKAAHDSGAAVTCKRAGVVDYVDAREIRVRTEEGALDKYELVKFYRSNASSCYNQTPLVRKGDQVDKDEILANGPSMEGGELALGQNPIIAFMTWDGYNYEDAVVLSERLVKEDVYTSIHIDELESEARDTKLGPEEITREIPNVGEDALRNLDENGIIRIGAEVTDGDILVGKVTPKGVTELSPEEHLLHAIFGEKAREVRDTSLRVPHGGGGIVNDVKVFHRENGDELKPGVSMMVRVYIIQKRKIQVGDKMAGRHGNKGVVSIVLPEEDMPYLPDGTPVDICLNPLGVPSRMNIGQVLELHLGMAARNLGIHVATPVFDGAQDEDIWETVKEAGMAEDAKTVLYDGRTGEPFDNRVSVGVMYYLKLSHMVDDKLHARSIGPYSLVTQQPLGGKAQFGGQRFGEMEVWALEAYGAAYTLQEILTYKSDDVVGRVQTYEAIVKGDSIPKPSVPESFRVLVKELQSLGLDIQVLDENDKELDLRDEDPVQVTRRDHKENQEQEDEDKDKNQEEKQSEGNDEEIIAKKQANE, encoded by the coding sequence ATGGCAGGACATAATGTTGAATACGGCAAACACCGCGTACGGCGTTCTTACTCGCGCATCAATGAAGTGCTCGAGTTGCCAAACTTGATTGAGATTCAAACCGAATCTTATCGTTGGTTATTGGATAAGGGAATTCGGGAAATGTTTAGTGATATTTCACCGATTGAAGACCACGGAGGCAAATTAGCCTTAGAGTTCGTGGACTATTCCTTCCAAGAACCTAAATATGATATGTCTGAATCGCGTCAACAAGACACTAACTATGCGGCGCCAATGTATGTTAAATTGCGTTTAATCAATAGCGAAACCGGTGAAATTAAGGACCAAGAAGTTTTCTTTGGGGACTTCCCATTGATGACTGATAGTGGAACTTTCATTATTAACGGTTCTGAACGAGTTATTGTTTCGCAATTGGTCCGTTCCCCAGGGGTTTACTACAATGATAAAGTAGACAAAAACGGGAAACTTTCTTATGGAGCTACCGTGATTCCTAACCGGGGTGCCTGGTTAGAAATGGAAACCGATGCTAAAGACATTTCCTATGTACGGATTGACCGGACCCGTAAACTACAAATGACTGTGTTAATGCGGGCTCTAGGTTTTGGGTCTGATGACCAAATCCGTGAACTCTTTGGTGACAGTGAAACCCTGAGTTTAACCTTAGAAAAAGATGTCCACAAAAACCCATCGGACTCCCGGACTGAAGAAGCCTTAAAAGATATTTATGAGCGCCTCCGTCCTGGTGAACCAAAAACCGCAGAATCCTCCCGTAACTTATTAAATACGCGTTTCTTCGACCCACGTCGTTATGACTTGGCTGCTGTCGGACGCTACAAGATCAATAAGAAATTAGACTTAAAATCCCGTCTATATAAACAAACCCTAGCAGAAAACTTAGTCGACAATGAGACTGGTGAAATTGTCCTGGAAGCAGGGACAGTTTTCACCCGTGAAGTCTTAGATGACATTAGCGACAAGTTAGATAATGGTCTCGGTTTAGTGACCGTTTATCCAAATGATGATGCGGTGATCACTGATCCTGTTGACATCCAATTAATTAAGATTGTGGCACCTAAGGACCCAGAACGTGTGGTTCATGTGATCGGTAACGCTATGCAAAATTCCGACTACAAGTCTCTAACCGTTGCTGACGTCTTAACCGCGATGAACTACTTCTTAAACCTCTATGAAGGTCTAGGAACTACCGACGATATCGACCACTTGGGTAACCGTCGGATCCGCTCTGTGGGTGAATTATTACAAAACCAACTTCGGATCGGTTTAAGCCGGATGGAACGAGTGGTAAGAGAGAGAATGTCTATCCAAGACATCGATACAGTTACCCCCCAACAATTGATTAATATCCGCCCAGTGGTTGCATCGATTCGTGAATTCTTTGGGTCCTCCCAATTGTCCCAATTCATGGACCAAAACAACCCACTTTCTGAGTTGACGCACAAACGTCGTCTCTCTGCCTTGGGGCCCGGTGGTTTGACCCGGGACCGTGCCGGTTATGAAGTGCGTGACGTTCACTACTCTCACTATGGTCGGATGTGTCCAATTGAAACCCCTGAAGGACCTAACATTGGTCTGATTAACTCCTTGGCAACCTATGCTAAGATTAATGACTTTGGTTTCATTGAAACCCCATACCGTCGGGTAGACTGGAATACCCATAAGGTTACCGATAAGATTGACTACCTAACGGCGGATGAAGAAGACCGTTTTGTTATCGCTCAAGGGAACACACCTTTAAATGAAGATGGTTCTTTTGCTACCGATACCATTATGGCACGTAAGATTGAAGAAAATATTGAAGTTTCTCCAGAAGAAGTCGACTACATGGACGTTTCCCCTAAACAGGTGGTTTCTGTCGCAACAGCATGTATTCCTTTCTTGGAAAACGATGACTCCAACCGGGCCTTGATGGGGGCCAACATGCAACGGCAAGCAGTGCCGCTCTTAAACCCTCATGCACCTTTAGTAGGGACTGGGATGGAATATAAGGCTGCCCATGACTCTGGGGCTGCAGTGACCTGTAAGCGGGCCGGTGTGGTGGACTATGTCGACGCTCGTGAAATCCGCGTCCGGACTGAAGAAGGCGCCTTAGATAAGTATGAATTAGTGAAATTCTACCGGTCTAACGCCAGCTCCTGCTATAACCAAACCCCATTGGTACGTAAGGGTGACCAAGTTGATAAGGACGAAATCCTCGCCAACGGACCTTCTATGGAAGGTGGGGAATTAGCCCTCGGACAAAACCCAATCATCGCCTTCATGACCTGGGATGGTTATAACTATGAAGACGCGGTTGTTCTTTCCGAACGTTTGGTAAAAGAAGACGTCTACACCTCAATCCATATTGACGAATTGGAATCTGAAGCCCGTGACACTAAATTAGGGCCAGAAGAAATCACCCGGGAAATTCCTAATGTGGGTGAAGATGCCCTCCGTAACCTCGATGAAAACGGGATTATCCGCATCGGTGCTGAAGTTACTGATGGCGACATCTTAGTGGGTAAGGTAACCCCTAAAGGTGTGACTGAACTCAGTCCTGAAGAACACCTACTCCATGCCATCTTTGGTGAAAAAGCCCGTGAAGTCCGTGATACTTCCTTACGGGTACCTCATGGTGGTGGCGGTATCGTTAACGACGTTAAAGTCTTCCACCGGGAAAATGGTGACGAACTCAAACCTGGTGTTTCCATGATGGTTCGGGTTTACATTATCCAAAAACGTAAGATTCAAGTTGGGGATAAGATGGCTGGTCGTCACGGTAACAAAGGGGTTGTCTCCATTGTTTTACCAGAAGAAGACATGCCTTACTTACCAGATGGTACCCCAGTCGATATCTGCTTGAACCCATTAGGGGTGCCTTCCCGGATGAATATCGGACAGGTGTTAGAACTTCACTTAGGGATGGCTGCTCGGAACTTAGGTATCCACGTGGCAACGCCTGTATTTGACGGGGCCCAAGATGAAGACATTTGGGAAACCGTTAAAGAAGCCGGCATGGCTGAAGATGCTAAGACCGTGCTTTACGACGGTCGGACCGGTGAACCTTTTGATAACCGCGTTTCTGTAGGGGTTATGTACTACTTGAAACTCTCCCACATGGTTGATGACAAGCTCCATGCGCGTTCGATTGGACCTTACTCCCTAGTTACCCAACAACCACTAGGTGGTAAAGCGCAATTTGGGGGACAACGTTTCGGGGAAATGGAAGTTTGGGCACTGGAAGCTTACGGTGCGGCTTATACCCTACAAGAAATCCTTACCTATAAATCAGACGACGTGGTTGGCCGGGTGCAAACCTACGAAGCTATCGTAAAAGGCGACTCAATTCCTAAACCAAGTGTGCCGGAATCCTTCCGCGTGCTCGTCAAAGAGTTACAATCCCTAGGTTTAGATATCCAAGTCCTCGATGAAAACGATAAGGAACTGGACTTACGTGATGAAGACCCAGTCCAAGTCACCCGTCGTGATCACAAAGAAAACCAAGAACAAGAAGATGAAGACAAGGATAAGAACCAAGAAGAAAAACAAAGCGAAGGCAATGACGAAGAAATCATCGCCAAAAAACAAGCAAATGAATAG
- the msrA gene encoding peptide-methionine (S)-S-oxide reductase MsrA produces MERAIFAGGCFWCMVQPFDQLPGIEAVVSGYTGGHIANPSYQEVKSGKTGHTEAVEISFDNAIITYEELLEIYWQQTDPTDAMGQFEDRGSSYRPEIFYLSEDQRQAAEASKAALAASGRFDDPIVTQITPAGPFYPAEDYHQDFYKKSPDKYQADESAIARHQFIEDKWK; encoded by the coding sequence ATAGAACGTGCAATCTTTGCGGGAGGCTGTTTCTGGTGCATGGTCCAACCCTTCGACCAATTGCCAGGAATTGAAGCGGTCGTTTCTGGTTATACAGGAGGACACATCGCTAACCCCAGCTATCAAGAAGTCAAAAGTGGTAAAACCGGCCACACGGAAGCGGTAGAGATCAGCTTCGATAACGCCATCATCACCTACGAAGAGTTACTGGAGATTTACTGGCAACAAACCGACCCTACCGACGCTATGGGCCAGTTTGAAGACCGGGGTTCATCATACCGTCCCGAGATCTTCTACTTATCTGAAGACCAACGCCAAGCCGCTGAAGCTTCCAAAGCAGCCCTAGCCGCTAGCGGGCGTTTCGATGACCCCATCGTCACCCAAATCACCCCCGCCGGCCCCTTCTACCCAGCAGAAGACTACCACCAAGACTTCTATAAGAAGAGCCCCGATAAATACCAAGCCGACGAAAGCGCCATCGCCCGCCACCAATTTATTGAAGACAAATGGAAATAA
- a CDS encoding glycerophosphodiester phosphodiesterase yields the protein MKLYAHRGYSARYPENTMLSFIKAYEAGADGIECDVQLTLDGQVVICHDERLDRTANARGWLRDYKYADLRGLRFDRLHPQNVNLDLVRIPHLSELLAWAQPLELTLNIELKTGLFPYPGLVEAVVDLVEDYQMQDRVIISSFNHQSILKVKALAPHLACAFLQEDYLENPGTYCAARGVDYYHPDYKLLDPTTVNNLHDHGVKINAWTVDDRKAYRKFKDWGLAGVITNDSHYLESAPVLASY from the coding sequence ATGAAATTATATGCCCACCGTGGCTATAGCGCCCGCTATCCGGAAAATACCATGCTGTCCTTTATTAAGGCTTATGAAGCTGGGGCGGATGGGATTGAATGTGATGTCCAATTGACCCTGGATGGCCAGGTGGTGATTTGCCACGATGAGCGCTTAGACCGGACTGCCAATGCTAGGGGCTGGCTACGAGACTATAAATACGCGGACTTGCGTGGCCTTCGCTTTGACCGCCTCCACCCTCAGAACGTTAACCTTGACTTAGTTCGTATTCCCCATTTAAGTGAGCTATTAGCCTGGGCTCAGCCCTTGGAGTTGACCTTGAATATTGAATTAAAGACGGGGCTTTTTCCTTATCCTGGCTTAGTGGAAGCGGTGGTTGACTTGGTAGAAGACTATCAGATGCAAGACCGGGTGATTATCTCTTCTTTTAACCACCAGAGTATCCTTAAGGTCAAGGCCCTAGCCCCTCATCTGGCTTGCGCCTTCTTACAGGAAGACTATCTAGAAAATCCAGGGACCTATTGCGCTGCTAGGGGAGTGGACTACTACCATCCTGACTATAAGCTGCTTGACCCAACGACGGTGAACAACTTGCATGACCACGGGGTTAAGATTAATGCATGGACGGTCGACGATCGTAAGGCCTACCGAAAATTTAAGGACTGGGGCCTGGCGGGCGTGATTACCAATGATAGTCACTACCTAGAAAGTGCTCCCGTTTTGGCCAGTTATTAA